Proteins encoded in a region of the Natator depressus isolate rNatDep1 chromosome 25, rNatDep2.hap1, whole genome shotgun sequence genome:
- the FGF22 gene encoding fibroblast growth factor 22: MGRRGLARPCSLWLCLALSLLAGSAHGDPPGSNHSGATSRRPRSYNHLEGDVRWRRLYGATHFFLCIDSSGKVQGTRWKESPNSILEIRSVRVGVVAIKSVHTGFYLAMNKKGKVYGSKEYNPNCKFKERIEENGYNTYASLHWHHGDHHMFLALNGQGKPRQGGKMQRQHLSTHFLPMLVS, encoded by the exons atggggcggcgggggctggCCCGCCCCTGCTCTCTCTGGCTCTGCCTGGCCCTCTCGCTGCTCGCCGGATCGGCCCATGGGGACCCGCCGGGGAGCAACCACTCGGGGGCCACCAGCAGGCGCCCCCGGAGCTATAATCATCTGGAGGGCGACGTGCGCTGGAGGAGGCTGTACGGCGCCACTCACTTCTTCCTGTGCATCGACAGCAGTGGCAAGGTGCAAGGCACACGGTGGAAGGAAAGTCCTAACA GCATCCTGGAGATCCGGTCAGTGCGAGTGGGTGTCGTAGCCATCAAATCCGTGCACACGGGCTTCTACCTGGCCATGAACAAGAAGGGGAAAGTATACGGGTCG AAGGAGTATAACCCCAACTGCAAGTTCAAAGAGCGCATCGAGGAGAACGGCTACAACACCTACGCCTCACTACACTGGCACCACGGGGACCACCACATGTTCCTGGCCCTCAACGGCCAGGGCAAGCCCAGGCAGGGGGGCAAGATGCAGCGCCAACACCTCTCCACTCACTTCCTGCCCATGCTTGTCTCCTGA